The following coding sequences are from one Bufo bufo chromosome 2, aBufBuf1.1, whole genome shotgun sequence window:
- the LOC120990830 gene encoding olfactory receptor 2AP1-like, with protein MASYNQTWFSIQGFRVTSPLQLCVFSLLLLVYVFSILVNMLIIIIITLHQHLQTPMYFFLRNLAILDMSLSSCTLPKLLVIFGSGDESISFSGCMLQLYFYISVGSIVFYTLGLLSLDRYIAICHPLRYNTLLPIQLCRKLVIFAWVFGFLEFIPMIFLTSQLDWCSSNVVIDHFFCDGSTLLHISCSSTDVVENIYFWFASITILGTFLPTLSSYCFIISTILRISLSTCRKKMFSTCSSHFIVVSIAYGCCIFIYVRPAGHFTTRHEKTVAIFNSILAPLLHPLIYTLRNQAVLHGLKHMLKKIKSINN; from the coding sequence ATGGCTTCTTACAACCAGACCTGGTTTAGTATTCAAGGATTTAGAGTTACCTCTCCTCTACAGTTATGTGttttctcacttctgctccttgtGTATGTGTTCTCCATTTTGGTGAACATGTTGATCATAATAATTATAACCTTACATCAGCATCTTCAAACTCCAATGTATTTTTTCCTGAGAAATTTGGCAATCTTAGACATGAGTCTTTCTTCTTGTACATTGCCCAAACTGCTAGTCATCTTTGGTAGTGGTGATGAATCCATATCATTCAGTGGTTGTATGCTGcaactatatttctatatatctgTTGGGAGCATAGTGTTCTATACACTGGGACTCCTGTCACTTGACAGGTACATTGCCATCTGTCACCCTCTCCGATATAACACACTCCTGCCCATCCAACTGTGCAGGAAACTTGTCATTTTTGCATGGGTATTTGGGTTTTTGGAGTTCATCCCAATGATTTTTCTAACTTCCCAGCTGGATTGGTGCAGTAGCAATGTTGTCATTGACCACTTCTTCTGTGATGGTTCCACATTACTACATATATCCTGCTCTAGCACTGATGTGGTcgagaatatatatttttggtttgcatcTATCACTATTTTAGGTACATTTCTTCCTACACTCTCTTCCTATTGCTTTATCATTTCAACAATCTTACGTATCTCATTATCTACATGTAGAAAGAAAATGTTCTCCACCTGCTCTTCACATTTTATTGTTGTGTCAATTGCTTATGGATGttgcatttttatttatgttCGCCCAGCAGGACATTTTACAACCAGACATGAGAAAACTGTGGCTATCTTCAACAGTATTTTAGCTCCACTGCTACATCCATTAATCTATACCTTGAGAAACCAAGCAGTCTTGCATGGTTTAAAacatatgttaaaaaaaataaaatcaattaacAATTGA